One segment of Mycolicibacterium baixiangningiae DNA contains the following:
- a CDS encoding carboxyl transferase domain-containing protein, translating into MAPRASHRGEHTALVEELRTKLAVAALGGPATSRERHVGRGKLLPRDRVDGLLDPGSPFLEIAPLAADGMYDGECPGAGMIAGIGRISGRECVIVANDATVKGGTYYPVTVKKHLRAQEIAGQNRLPCVYLVDSGGAFLPRQDEVFPDRDHFGRIFYNQATLSAQGVAQIAAVLGSCTAGGAYVPAMSDEAVIVRNQGTIFLGGPPLVKAATGEVVTAEELGGGDLHSKTSGVTDHLAHDDRDALRIVRRIVGTLGQAQKPPWDVAPTVDAVADQSELYDVVPVDSKVSYDVHEVITRIVDGGEFAEFKAEYGTTLVTGFARIHGHPVGIVANNGVLFGESAQKGAHFIELCDKRVVPLLFLQNISGFMVGRDYEASGIAKHGAKMVTAVACARVPKLTVVIGGSYGAGNYSMCGRAYSPRFLWMWPNARISVMGGEQAASVLATVRGEMTPEQEQEFKAPIREQYERQGNPYYSTARLWDDGVIDPADTRTVVGLALSIVGQAPLEPVSYGVFRM; encoded by the coding sequence ATGGCACCGCGGGCATCACATCGTGGCGAGCACACAGCACTCGTCGAGGAGTTGCGCACGAAGCTCGCGGTGGCGGCGCTCGGAGGGCCGGCCACATCGCGCGAACGCCACGTCGGCCGCGGCAAACTGCTGCCGCGCGACCGGGTCGACGGGCTACTGGACCCGGGTAGCCCCTTCCTCGAGATCGCCCCGCTGGCCGCCGACGGCATGTACGACGGCGAATGCCCCGGCGCAGGCATGATCGCCGGCATCGGGCGGATCTCCGGACGCGAGTGCGTCATCGTGGCCAACGACGCGACGGTCAAGGGCGGCACCTACTACCCGGTGACCGTCAAGAAGCACCTGCGCGCCCAGGAGATCGCAGGGCAGAACCGGTTGCCGTGCGTGTACCTGGTCGACTCCGGCGGTGCGTTCCTCCCGCGTCAGGACGAGGTGTTCCCGGACCGCGACCACTTCGGCCGGATCTTCTACAACCAGGCCACGCTGAGCGCCCAGGGCGTCGCGCAGATCGCCGCCGTGCTCGGATCCTGCACCGCCGGTGGGGCTTACGTGCCGGCGATGAGCGACGAAGCAGTGATCGTGCGCAATCAGGGCACGATCTTCCTCGGCGGGCCACCGCTGGTGAAGGCCGCCACCGGGGAAGTCGTCACGGCCGAAGAACTCGGCGGCGGGGATCTGCACTCCAAGACCTCCGGTGTGACCGACCACCTCGCCCACGACGACCGCGACGCGCTGCGCATCGTGCGGCGCATCGTCGGGACGCTCGGACAGGCACAGAAGCCGCCGTGGGATGTGGCCCCGACCGTGGACGCGGTGGCCGATCAGTCCGAGCTCTACGACGTCGTGCCGGTGGACTCGAAGGTTTCCTACGACGTGCACGAGGTCATCACCCGCATCGTCGACGGCGGCGAGTTCGCGGAGTTCAAGGCCGAATACGGCACCACCCTGGTCACCGGCTTCGCGCGCATCCACGGCCATCCGGTCGGCATCGTGGCCAACAACGGCGTGCTGTTCGGCGAGTCCGCGCAGAAGGGTGCGCATTTCATCGAACTGTGCGACAAACGCGTGGTGCCGTTGCTGTTCCTGCAGAACATCTCCGGATTCATGGTCGGCCGCGACTACGAGGCCTCGGGCATCGCCAAACACGGCGCGAAGATGGTCACCGCGGTGGCGTGCGCGCGGGTGCCGAAGCTCACGGTCGTCATCGGCGGCTCCTACGGGGCGGGCAACTACTCGATGTGCGGCCGCGCGTATTCGCCGCGCTTCCTGTGGATGTGGCCGAACGCGCGGATCTCGGTGATGGGCGGGGAACAGGCCGCCTCGGTGCTGGCCACCGTGCGCGGTGAGATGACGCCCGAACAGGAGCAGGAATTCAAGGCGCCGATCCGCGAGCAGTACGAGCGTCAGGGCAACCCCTACTATTCGACGGCGCGGTTGTGGGATGACGGCGTCATCGACCCCGCGGATACCAGAACCGTTGTGGGGTTGGCTCTTTCCATCGTCGGACAGGCACCTCTCGAGCCTGTCTCCTACGGCGTCTTCCGGATGTGA
- a CDS encoding acetyl/propionyl/methylcrotonyl-CoA carboxylase subunit alpha, translating into MTSNIFDTVLVANRGEIAVRVIRTLRAMGIRSVAVFSDADAGARHVTEADVAVRIGPAAARQSYLDIDAVVAAARRTGAQAVHPGYGFLSENAEFAAALQAAGIVFIGPPVPAIQTMGDKIAAKAAVSAFGVPVVPGISRPGLTDDDLIAGAPDVGFPVLVKPSAGGGGKGMRVVHNAADLPAALVSARREAAAAFGDETLFLERFVLNPRHIEVQVLADGNGDVVHLGERECSLQRRHQKVIEEAPSPLLDVATRARIGTAACDTARSVDYTGAGTVEFIVSADRPDEFFFMEMNTRLQVEHPVTEMVTGVDLVEQQVRIAAGEKLPIAQSDVVMRGHAVEARVYAEDPGRGFLPTGGTVHGLSEPTGTGVRVDSGLRRGAVVGSDYDPMLAKVIAHGADRPAALRALDRALAQTVVLGVDTNIEFLRFLLTDPDVLAGRLDTGLLDRRAPDYASAPVSDEDLIAAAAYLWLRAWPSPGGDLWAVPSGWRIGDHAPTTHRLQSGERTEHVHLTGTPQAATARIEDGENRSLTVALVEDRLVVTLDGLRAEYLVAADGEQMWLAGAGRTVAVAEVREAPVREDDAHSGDAELTSPMPGSVVAVGIEAGATVTSGTVVVTVEAMKMEHAMTAPVDGVVELLVAVGDQVKVGQPLARILATDKGDQS; encoded by the coding sequence ATGACCTCGAATATCTTCGATACCGTTCTCGTTGCCAACCGCGGCGAGATCGCCGTCCGCGTCATCCGCACCCTGCGTGCCATGGGTATCCGATCGGTGGCGGTGTTCAGCGACGCCGACGCCGGGGCGCGCCACGTCACGGAAGCCGACGTCGCGGTCCGCATCGGACCTGCCGCGGCCCGGCAGAGCTATCTCGACATCGACGCGGTGGTGGCCGCCGCGCGCCGCACCGGTGCGCAGGCCGTCCACCCTGGGTACGGATTCCTTTCGGAGAACGCCGAATTCGCCGCTGCTCTGCAGGCGGCGGGCATCGTGTTCATCGGTCCACCGGTCCCGGCGATCCAGACCATGGGTGACAAGATCGCGGCCAAGGCCGCCGTGTCCGCGTTCGGAGTCCCCGTCGTGCCCGGCATCTCGCGGCCGGGCCTCACCGACGACGACCTCATCGCCGGCGCCCCGGATGTCGGCTTCCCGGTGCTGGTGAAACCGTCGGCAGGCGGCGGCGGCAAGGGGATGCGCGTGGTTCACAACGCCGCTGACCTCCCCGCCGCGCTGGTCTCGGCCCGCCGCGAGGCGGCCGCCGCGTTCGGTGACGAGACGCTGTTCCTGGAACGGTTCGTCCTCAACCCCCGCCACATCGAGGTCCAGGTTCTCGCCGACGGCAACGGCGACGTCGTGCATCTCGGCGAACGCGAGTGCAGCCTGCAGCGCCGCCACCAGAAGGTGATCGAGGAGGCGCCGTCTCCGCTGCTCGACGTGGCCACCCGCGCCAGGATCGGCACCGCGGCGTGCGACACCGCGCGTAGCGTGGATTACACCGGGGCAGGCACGGTCGAGTTCATCGTCTCCGCTGACCGCCCCGACGAGTTCTTCTTCATGGAGATGAACACCCGCCTGCAGGTCGAGCACCCGGTGACCGAGATGGTCACCGGCGTCGACCTCGTCGAGCAACAGGTTCGCATCGCGGCGGGGGAGAAGTTGCCGATCGCCCAGAGCGACGTCGTCATGCGTGGGCATGCCGTCGAGGCCCGCGTCTACGCCGAGGATCCGGGCCGCGGCTTCCTGCCGACCGGTGGCACCGTCCACGGGCTGTCCGAACCCACCGGGACCGGTGTCCGGGTCGATTCGGGACTGCGCCGCGGCGCGGTGGTCGGCAGCGACTACGACCCGATGCTGGCCAAGGTGATCGCCCACGGGGCCGACCGGCCCGCGGCGCTGCGCGCCCTCGACCGCGCGCTCGCACAGACCGTGGTCCTGGGCGTCGACACGAACATCGAGTTCTTGCGGTTCCTGCTCACCGACCCCGACGTCCTCGCCGGCCGGCTCGACACCGGTCTGCTCGACCGCCGCGCGCCCGACTACGCCTCCGCGCCGGTGAGCGACGAGGATCTGATCGCCGCGGCCGCGTACCTGTGGCTGCGGGCGTGGCCGTCGCCGGGCGGTGACCTGTGGGCGGTGCCGTCGGGGTGGCGTATCGGCGACCACGCGCCCACGACGCATCGTCTGCAGTCCGGTGAGCGCACGGAACACGTCCACCTGACCGGTACGCCGCAGGCGGCCACGGCGAGGATCGAGGACGGCGAGAATCGTTCTTTGACAGTCGCTCTCGTCGAGGACCGGCTCGTCGTCACCCTCGACGGCCTGCGTGCGGAGTACCTCGTCGCTGCCGATGGCGAGCAAATGTGGCTGGCCGGTGCCGGCCGGACGGTGGCGGTCGCCGAGGTGCGCGAGGCCCCGGTGCGCGAGGACGACGCCCACAGCGGTGACGCGGAACTGACCAGCCCGATGCCCGGATCGGTCGTGGCGGTCGGCATCGAAGCTGGGGCGACGGTGACGTCCGGCACCGTCGTGGTCACCGTGGAGGCGATGAAGATGGAACACGCCATGACCGCACCCGTCGACGGCGTGGTCGAACTGCTCGTCGCGGTCGGTGACCAGGTCAAGGTGGGCCAGCCGCTGGCACGGATTCTCGCTACCGACAAAGGAGACCAGTCATGA
- a CDS encoding SACE_7040 family transcriptional regulator, with the protein MASTSVASTRRSQAKSDRRSQLIGAAERLVAEKGYLAVRLEDIGAAVGVSGPAIYRHFPNKEALLVELLVGISTRLLAGARDVLARSADAAEALDGLIDFHLDFALGESDLIRIQDRDLSHLPDPAKRQVRRAQRQYVEIWVEVLRGLDTTLEEAEARLMAHAAFGLLNSTPHSVKPGANKAAEASFRTVLRAMTVAALAPAGRRDG; encoded by the coding sequence ATGGCGTCGACCTCCGTCGCGAGCACCCGCCGCAGCCAGGCGAAGTCGGACCGCCGAAGCCAGCTGATCGGCGCCGCGGAACGCCTTGTCGCCGAGAAGGGTTACCTCGCGGTGCGCCTCGAGGACATCGGCGCGGCGGTGGGGGTGAGCGGGCCCGCGATCTACCGGCACTTCCCCAACAAGGAGGCGCTGCTCGTCGAACTGCTGGTGGGGATCAGCACCCGGTTGCTCGCCGGCGCGCGTGACGTGCTCGCCCGTTCCGCCGACGCCGCGGAAGCCCTCGACGGGCTGATCGACTTCCACCTCGACTTCGCGCTCGGGGAGTCCGACCTGATCCGGATCCAGGACCGCGATCTGAGCCACTTGCCAGACCCGGCCAAGCGTCAGGTGCGCAGGGCGCAGCGGCAGTACGTCGAGATCTGGGTGGAGGTGCTACGCGGGTTGGACACCACGCTGGAGGAAGCCGAGGCGCGGCTGATGGCCCACGCCGCGTTCGGTCTGCTCAACTCGACACCGCACAGCGTCAAGCCCGGTGCCAACAAAGCGGCCGAGGCCAGCTTCCGCACTGTCCTGCGAGCGATGACAGTAGCGGCGCTGGCCCCGGCCGGTCGCCGTGATGGCTGA
- a CDS encoding acyl-CoA dehydrogenase family protein yields MTDFLSSGTLPDHYEQLAKTVRDFARSVVAPVAAKHDAEHSFPYEVVRGMADMGLFGLPFPEEYGGMGGDYFALCLALEELGKVDQSVAITLEAGVSLGAMPVYRFGNDAQKREWLPQLTSGQALAAFGLTEPGGGSDAGATKTTARLDDGHWVINGSKQFITNSGTDITTLVTVTAVTGESEGRKEISSILVPVPTEGFTAEPAYNKVGWNASDTHPLSFDDVRVPQENMLGERGRGYANFLRILDEGRIAIAALSVGAAQGCVDESIQYAKEREAFGRPIGANQAIAFKIARMEARAHTARTAYYDAAALMLSGKAFKKEAAIAKLVASEAAMDNARDATQIFGGYGFMNEFTVARHYRDSKILEIGEGTTEVQLMLIARQAGL; encoded by the coding sequence ATGACCGACTTCCTGTCGTCCGGCACGTTGCCGGACCACTATGAACAACTCGCCAAGACCGTCCGCGACTTCGCCCGCAGCGTCGTCGCCCCGGTGGCCGCCAAACACGATGCGGAACACTCGTTCCCGTACGAGGTGGTGCGCGGTATGGCCGATATGGGGTTGTTCGGCCTGCCGTTCCCCGAGGAGTACGGCGGTATGGGCGGCGACTACTTCGCGCTGTGCCTGGCGCTCGAGGAACTCGGCAAGGTCGACCAGAGCGTGGCGATCACGCTCGAGGCGGGGGTGTCCCTGGGCGCAATGCCGGTGTACCGGTTCGGCAACGACGCCCAGAAGCGGGAGTGGTTGCCGCAGTTGACCAGTGGGCAGGCGCTGGCGGCGTTCGGGTTGACCGAACCCGGCGGCGGCAGCGACGCCGGCGCCACCAAGACCACCGCCCGCCTCGACGACGGGCACTGGGTCATCAACGGCAGCAAGCAGTTCATCACGAACTCCGGCACCGACATCACCACACTGGTGACCGTCACCGCCGTGACGGGTGAATCCGAGGGTCGCAAGGAGATCTCGTCGATCCTCGTTCCGGTGCCGACCGAGGGATTCACCGCGGAACCGGCGTACAACAAGGTGGGCTGGAATGCCTCCGACACCCATCCGCTGTCCTTCGACGACGTCCGGGTGCCGCAGGAGAACATGCTCGGTGAACGGGGCCGCGGGTACGCCAACTTCCTGCGCATCCTCGACGAGGGCCGGATCGCCATCGCCGCGCTGTCGGTCGGCGCCGCGCAGGGGTGTGTGGACGAGAGCATCCAGTACGCCAAGGAGCGCGAAGCGTTCGGCCGCCCCATCGGCGCCAACCAGGCCATCGCGTTCAAGATCGCGCGCATGGAGGCGCGGGCCCACACGGCGCGCACCGCGTACTACGACGCCGCGGCGCTGATGCTGAGCGGTAAGGCGTTCAAGAAGGAGGCCGCCATCGCGAAACTGGTGGCCAGCGAGGCCGCGATGGACAACGCCCGCGATGCCACGCAGATCTTCGGCGGCTACGGGTTCATGAACGAGTTCACCGTCGCACGGCACTACCGCGACAGTAAGATCCTCGAAATCGGTGAGGGGACAACCGAAGTGCAGCTGATGCTGATCGCGCGGCAGGCCGGGCTGTGA
- a CDS encoding DUF6131 family protein — protein sequence MIVLGIILVVLGFVLGMNILTTIGAVLIVVGAVFWILGATGRAVGGRKVWY from the coding sequence GTGATTGTTCTCGGAATCATCTTGGTGGTGCTGGGATTCGTCTTGGGCATGAACATCCTGACGACCATCGGTGCGGTGCTCATCGTAGTCGGAGCGGTCTTCTGGATCCTCGGAGCGACCGGACGCGCCGTCGGAGGCCGAAAGGTCTGGTACTAA
- a CDS encoding MaoC family dehydratase, whose translation MSAPKRVVVQRGLWFEEFETGVLYQHRPGRTITEADNVLFTTLTMNTQALHLDAAFSDALPPFNQRLVNSMFTLSTLVGLSVAQLTQGTIVGNLGFGEVAFPKPLFHGDTLYAETEVLEKRESKSRPGEGIVTFSHVGRNQHGDVVATASRKTMVRKQPAEEA comes from the coding sequence GTGAGCGCTCCGAAACGTGTCGTCGTCCAGCGCGGGCTGTGGTTCGAGGAGTTCGAGACCGGCGTGCTCTACCAGCACCGGCCCGGACGCACCATCACCGAGGCCGACAACGTGCTGTTCACCACGCTGACCATGAACACCCAGGCGTTGCATCTGGATGCCGCGTTCTCCGACGCGCTGCCGCCGTTCAACCAGCGGCTGGTCAACTCGATGTTCACGCTGTCCACGCTGGTGGGTCTGTCGGTCGCCCAGCTCACCCAGGGCACGATCGTCGGCAACCTCGGGTTCGGCGAGGTCGCGTTCCCCAAACCGCTGTTCCACGGGGACACCCTGTACGCCGAGACCGAGGTGCTCGAGAAGCGGGAGTCGAAGAGCCGTCCGGGTGAGGGCATCGTGACGTTCTCCCACGTGGGCCGCAACCAGCACGGTGACGTCGTCGCCACCGCATCGCGAAAGACCATGGTCCGCAAGCAACCCGCCGAGGAGGCCTGA
- a CDS encoding HpcH/HpaI aldolase/citrate lyase family protein: MLANAGPGWLFCPADRPERFEKAAAAADVVILDLEDGVAAKDREAARKALIDTPLDPARTVVRVNPATTADHQLDLQALARTDYTTVMLAKTEAAEQVRGLAPLDVVSLIETPLGALTVVESSRVQNCVAVMWGAEDLLAVLGGTASRWPDGSYRDFAVHVRSQALLGAKAYGRMALDSVYLDIKDLDGLRAESDDAVAVGFDAKVAIHPTQVAVIRDSYRPTDEQVDWARRVLDTARDQRGVFQFEGIMVDAPVLRRAERIVALAPHPGS, translated from the coding sequence ATGCTGGCCAACGCCGGACCCGGGTGGCTGTTCTGCCCGGCAGACCGCCCCGAGCGCTTCGAAAAGGCCGCCGCCGCAGCCGATGTGGTGATCCTCGATCTCGAAGACGGGGTGGCCGCCAAGGACCGGGAGGCGGCCCGCAAGGCATTGATCGACACGCCGCTGGATCCGGCGCGGACGGTGGTGCGGGTCAACCCGGCCACCACTGCCGACCATCAACTCGACCTGCAGGCGCTCGCGCGGACGGACTACACCACCGTGATGCTGGCCAAGACCGAGGCCGCCGAGCAGGTGCGCGGACTTGCCCCGCTCGACGTCGTGTCGCTGATCGAGACGCCGCTGGGGGCGCTCACCGTGGTCGAGTCGAGCCGCGTGCAGAACTGCGTCGCGGTGATGTGGGGCGCCGAGGATCTGCTGGCGGTGCTCGGCGGGACGGCGAGCCGGTGGCCCGACGGCTCCTACCGCGACTTCGCCGTGCACGTGCGGTCCCAGGCGCTGCTGGGCGCCAAGGCCTACGGACGGATGGCGCTGGACTCGGTCTACCTCGACATCAAGGACCTCGACGGCCTGCGCGCCGAGTCCGACGACGCGGTCGCGGTCGGGTTCGACGCCAAGGTCGCGATCCACCCCACCCAGGTGGCCGTGATCCGCGACAGCTACCGCCCCACCGATGAACAGGTCGACTGGGCCCGCCGCGTGCTGGACACGGCGCGCGATCAACGGGGCGTCTTCCAGTTCGAGGGCATAATGGTGGATGC